The genomic segment GTAAATATCTacgtaatgaataaaaaaggagagtatTAGGAACGGATTCAACAACGAACAATTATTTATTCCGTTTAAACGACCAGGTGACGTACAGATCAAGGAGTGGAAAGATTAATTATCAAAGTTAATTTTGTTCTCAACTTGAGGTTACATACATTaccatttaatatttttattccattttcagtCTCAAGATGAGTGAGTTGACGGCTCTATTACCTTAAGCATAACATGAAGGACGTATACACTTGTCcgggcgtgtgtatgggtgtatattcatattctttagcgagtgtgtgtatattcattcatgtatacgcacatgcacacatacacacacacgtatatatatatatatatatatatatatatatatatatatatatatatatatatatatatatatatatgtgtgtgtgtgtgtgtgtgtgtgtgtgtgtgtgtgtgtgtgtgtgtgtgtgtgtatgtatacatacatacatgcatatatatgtatatgtatgtatatatatcatatatgtatatacatacacacacatacacacacacacacacacacacacacacatatatatatatatatatatatatatatatatatatatatatatatatatatatatatatatataacatatatatatatatatatatatatacatatatatatatatatatatgtgtgtgtgtgtgtgtgtgtgtgtgtgtgtgtgtgtgtgtgtgtgtgtgtgtgtgtgtgtgtgtgtgtgttttaacacacatgcacatacacaaatttaAATTTTCTAATTTCCTTCAAAAAGTAAAAACCTTAACCTGACCCACACGCCCCAGCTGTAGCATTTCTATCCGCGCATAAATCAGCGGGCTTCCCTCGCTCCGCCTGCCCGCGATGGCCAAGTGGAGCGTCCGCGGCGTCCAGGGAAGGCCCGCGGCCCGAGTCCTCCTCCGCCATGAAGTCGCCTCAAAACTCCGCTCAGTATTTCTTTGTGCTCTCCCTCGTCACCGTCATATTTCTGTAAGCGCGTTGGTTTTGGGTGAATTTTGTTCAGTATTAttcttgtgatcattatcaaTCTCGGAGAGTAATATATTCTTTTAGAACACTGTCGTTCTTCACCGTTCGAAAGCTTAGGGTGTTtggcgattatcattattttatattttttttttaattcatttttcattttatcattttttgtggcCGAGTACTTTCCGCGATTGTTCTTTGTGTCTTCCATTGACTTCTTTCTGCGAAAATTGGTGATATTGCAAGATGACATGATAACGCTGTGCAAATGCATTACTGATTATTGAGTTATGCATAGCAAACTAATTACATAAGCTGACTTCTCAGATTTAAATCAGTTTTTGAAGAATAGTTTTATACATATTCTGACCTTGACAACATACATTTTTACAATCCGGCACAAGGTGCAGTCCAACACTACATTTGCTCTTATTCATAAAGACACCCATCTGAAGTTCATTTCAGAAAATGATCGTTTCAGAATACTCTGCGTTATCCAGGACTCAGGACACGCCCGCCTCCTTCCAGCTCTGACTTTGCTCCCTTCCTACCCAGAGCCGCAAGTGCCTCCGGCGGGTGCGTCTGTGGCCGAGGACCGCGAGGACCGGACGGACATCGACTGGAAAAGTAAGAAGGTGGCAattgtacgtatacatgtatgctgTTGATGAGGACTTTTCGTTGGGCGTGAGCATGTCGCGGACGTTGCATTTTTGAAAGGCTGCGTGACTGAGATGCGCGAGTGATTGCACTTTTTCGCTTGCGAGGGAAAGGTATGAGTTGATGTCAATCACCAGCAACCTAATGCTTCCACTCTCAAGTTGAGGAAAGTCTGAAAAAGGTATTAAGCTAAGACCATTTTCCTCCCAAACGGAAATGCCAAACGATCAACATCGAACGTTTTGTTCCCCAGCGATGCCGAGGCCGCTGCCTGAGCCGCGATGGCCAGAGCTGGACCACGACATGGCCACCGTCCCCCTGTGGCCCAGCGACCCTGCCTGCGCCATGTGAgtgtccctccgccctcctcgaCCCCCTGGGCATCCCTCTGTCTATTCCTTCGATCtttgctttatttccttttccatctgtctgctctttcgctcttttatcCTTTCAGCTACTCTTTGGCTCTCTGctgtctctatttccttctcttttgtccTTCCATTTCAGTCTCCGTCTACCATCCGTGCCTTGTCTTCCagagctcaaacacacacacacacacacacacacacacacacacacacacacacacacacacgcacgcacgcacgcacgcacgcacacacacacaagctcactcacacatatgtaggtTTAAATATACaccttcattcctttccctcccccgtgTTCTTCATCCTTCCAGGCACAACGTCTCCTTCGCCCATCGCGCGAGCAGGACCTTCCTGGTGTCCTTCCCGCGGTCCGGGAACTCCTGGACGCGCTACCTGGTGGAGGGGGCGACGGGGGTGGCCACGGGGGCGGTGTATGCGGGCGAAAACCTCATCCACTTCGGTAAGAGACCCAGGGTAGTTGGGTGGTCAGACGGGAAAAATGCTTGTGTTCATGATTATTTTCTGTATCGTTTTGTTCAGGTGGTTCAGTATTGAACGCTTGGGTGTAAATATTGATACTGTACCATTACGTTGGGGTCGGTAAGGACACCATAATTAACAAATCGGATATATACATCCTCAAAGATTTAattacttaaaaaatatatactatgtattGTGATGAGCCATatccgctgttttttttttttttttttttttttttttttttttttgtctattgatTGTGCTTGCTCATAGATGTCTCAACTAGTATTCAGTCACCAATAAGTCAATTATTAGTCCTATCTATTTCATGtttatcctttttcattttcgGTTTCTCTCATATCTTTTGCAATTAGTATTTCAGCATTATAAAaacatgataccaataataatgataataatcggtATTAATAGCGATGAACATCGATACACGGAACTGATTAAAGCGATGTCGATGGAACGATACTTGAAAATCGGCAAAAGCGATTCCAATACGTCTATTCTTCGTAGGCTTCATACGACACCGATGCCAGTGCATGTGTCGCCGATACTTTATTGTGTGAAAATACCCAAACTGATCTGCTAATATTTGATTTCCATGTTTGTTGCTCTGCAAACAATAAGTGCATCAGAGACGTGTTATTCAAACGTGCATTACATGCGGATTTGTTGATGTAATATAGATCAGGGTTCTTGCAGGTATAACCAGGAGAAAATTAAGACCTTTTTAAGGCCCAAACCAGTTGCTTTTGAAGACCTAGAACCACTAATCGCTAAATACACACTTCCACATAATGTCTTGTGTAAGTGACTAAGACCAGAAATTCCCCTGGCATGATTTTTACTCAGCCTCTCGGATAAATTGCTgccataatgatttttttttcacacggCCTATAAGTAAAGGATCGCGTCGATCGGCAAAAATCAGGGTCTAATGTTGACAAAGGATTTCCGATTAAGCCGCGCAGAGATCCGCAAGTGGGTGAATCGCGTAGCGTCCGCTGGTAAcgagtatatgtacatttacgcgAACAAAGCTATGCCTCGGGCGATTTTAAGACATTTTAAAACCTGCGACGAAAAAAAGCTCAGTTTTGACTCTCTAAGACTTTAAgatttaaaaatgtatatttgaGATATTTAAATGACTTTTTAACGATGCCCCTGAACACTCTAGATTACTAAGCAATTGCATTTGCAGCTGACACTTGTGCACTTGGCAGTCAGTGCATGCATCtggagtataaaaaaaaaaacgtttatttaaAATCAAAGTAAAGATGAGAAAGTCCCTCGTATCTTTTACACTTTTTGAGCGCCagtttagagagcgagagaaagaaagcacaaacatagctagatagatagagactatatatatatatatatatatatatatatatatatatatatatatatatatatatatatatatatatatatatatatatataattaaacgcCACAATGTACAAAAAAATGTTATTTTTCACTTGGAAACAAAACATTCACGTTCCTTGTCTTTGTAGTTCATGACAATATCCACAGTATCCACAATATCGTCTAGGAGTTGGAAGTGGATTTGATTCTCAATAAATAAAccaagataaacaaatagaagccTCCGTGTCCGGCCATTGGCACCAGTAGGCTCTGCTTCCTGTGTCTCTCTCAAAGAATACAGGCTTGTTTACGTATAATGCTTATACAATTTCACACAAAAAATTAAAACCCAAAAAGAGAACGGGGAAAATCTTAAGATCATTAGCGGCGTATTCAAGATTTAGCGAGAGGGTGAGGCTTGAGAGAGAAGTCCCAGGTGAGGAAAGGTCATACGGCACTATGATACGGGATTGGGGTGAAAAGGATACAAATTAGCTAAGGATTGGGACGAAGGTTGTAGAGTAGTGTAGGTTACTGTGGTAGTGAAAAGGGCACAGAGGGAAGAGCAAACGAAGTACTAACGCCGTTCAGGACTGATACAAAGCCAGAATTGTATTCTTTCAACACGGCTCTCGCACTTTAACACACGGacagaagtgaaggaaaagaaaaggaggagaaggaaaaaaaaaacatgcaaaattagttgaggcgaaggCTGAGGTCCAAGATAGGGGTGATCCCCCATTGGGCCTCAGTCTACGtttcccaagcccccccccccacaccccacccccgccctccctcccccattacaacaacgagcaagggatgtgggtaaaaaaaaaaaaaaaaaactacagcggacaatagataaagtaaatatatacgtGTCTACCATAACTTAATCTTAATCATAATCTTGAAATACAATGAGAAATATTTCCAAACCGTGACAGCCAATGTCAGTACATAATACGACACTAATAAAGAAGTCATTGGTGAGCAATACAAAAGCAGATATGAAGTTAACaagttatatatgatatattcttctatagatagatataggtatatatatatatatatatatatatatatatatatatatatatatatatatatatacatatgtatacatatatatatacatatatatatatatatatatatatatatatatatatatatatatatatatatatatatatatatatatatatatatatatatatacatatgtatacatatacatatacatatatatatatatatatatatatatatatatatatatatatatatatacatatgtatacatatatatatataaatttatatatataaatgtagatgtagaagtaAATGCAGATATAAATGTAAGCatagatattgatactgatacagatacatatagaagCTTTGGTAATTGGtacttgatatttatatatacatagtacttATATAGTTTACGCAGTTTTCCTCTGTCACGGTCACATGGAGAAGGACGAAAAAAGACCCGTGCACACATGCAAGTACGAAATTAGGATTACTTATTTTTCTCTGGAGcaaaatgaaagataagaaaggtAATTGCATAATTAAGTCTGTGAATACATTAGCATTAACAGGATTACTTAACACGTATGAATATGTGCAATACTCCTCTCAAAAAGCAGCAACAGCAAAATACACCAAAAGCCACAAAAATGCTCTTTCATTGAGAGGAAGGAAAGCCGGTGGAAATTCACCGAAATATTCCTTATACGTgttctgatacacacacacgtacgcatagtTTCCATACCTTATGCTATTACTCAGACAGCTTATAGAGACTCATATAATCACCTGTATGCCTTTGGTACTTGGCGTTTTTTTCCACAAATCGCCCTTCTCTTTTCAGGCATGAGGAGCAACATGGGGAAGCTGAAAGGGAAAGTAATACTCGTGAAGATCCATTTCAACACGAGACAAAGAGTCCCAGACAACGTCCCTGTTATATTACTACTGAGGAATCCAGCCAAGTAGGAAACATTTATATCATTCACAATTCAGTGTTCTTAATTGGTGTGATTCATAAGGTGGAGGAGAGATTCCTTTCTTCATTAATCAGGGAATTAGACCTTCAGTGCATGTTTTCGAAATGTTTTCCGTGTAACTTCTAACAGTTGTACTAAACCTCACACGCTGGTTAAAATCTGTGGACTCCATTCGCCTCTTTTCACACGCGCCTTGAGATTAAGCATGTTTGATTTTTCTAAGCAtgtttaatctatttatatatctattgattcatctatttattagcAAGTTTGATTCTTAAAAGCGTGTTATATCTTTATAAGCTTATCTGATTTTTCCAAGGATGTTTGATTAGAAAAAATGTTTCTTTTGCAGATCTATAATTTCTTACTACAATTTTATGATGGGGAAAGGAACTGTGAAGAGGCTAAGGAACGTAACCTATGACTCGTACTTTACAGAAAGTGAGTGAAGTCGTAAATATATTTGAATGTTGcgtttattattgttggttaatgatgataataatagcatctataaattatgatggtaacaataatcacaagataaaaagaaaagaaaagctatatagataatggtaataacaaagattatactaatataatgataattgtaatgataatgataataccgatgataatggtaacagtgataacgaGAACAACAGCAATGATCATTCGTAGCAAATAAACTAACAGCTGCATTGACTTCCATGACATTTTTTCCAGACTTCAACAGGCACTTTGACCGTCAGCTTCAGAGATGGACAAAGGTGAGAGTACTACAGGCAATTTGCTTCTTAACTAAAAGCGTTTTTAGCAGGGGAACGCTTGGGCAGGAATTCTTGCCGATGAGCCAAGAACTGtcccgttccctgcttaaaacgcttggaTCGGCAGGAAACCTTgatcagtgatgccagacatgtggaagtgccTTTCTATAAAGTGCAAATCATAACATGCCTTGGCGATCATAGAAATGTGAAAataatacacaacatatatatactcggGTTTTAagagcaatagacaagtattgcCACCAACGATCTCAGAGAAAGATAACTTATGcataagtcgagggtggagtttatttcactggtgtttggtaacagtttgagcgcgcatttcaaaacagctgacaagctagcgcctcATCAAGATGACAGAAAAGTTAATAGATTTAccctaacatcttaacaaagcgcaatattttttCCTATATACATATGAGGTGCCtttaaaacagtgacacacacttccgatgggtaacccttacactctgacgcgctatcaaaataaatgaacatcactgaattaaaatataggcctacccactcccatatatacaaatttatgttgaaaataatagtcaccgaatacaatatcaacagaagaatgttgctagaatttatcagacttttttcacttgaaagattctctatttcatagaatagtagatatattctcgattgAGAGAGACGACGAGTTTAAACGTGAGATAAATTGTTCGTcttgtaatgatttatgatttataagcaaaaaaaaacaacaaaaaaacaattaattcCCACAATCTCCattatctcatttccttttcagttaacttcaatttctttgaatataattTTATGGGAAATATAGTATCAGATACCGTAAAAAATTATTTTtctgataaaatattaagcggtgttcttggccaacgcccgcatttgAAGGACTGTAGCCAGAACTGTACGCAAgggacgctgttgccatggtgacagtacaccgcttgacttagcaagcgcaattctagccatctacgggggtcgcttgagaaagcaagcaaaATTCTTGAGATTTtaagcaagaactttccctgcttaaaaagcCTTAAGGCTTTGAaatgctcctcctctctctctctctttctgtctttctcgctctctctctctcgttctctctctttctctttctccccctccctctctctctctctctctctctctctctctctctctctctctctctatatatatatatatatatatatatatatatatatatatatatatatatatacacacacacacacacacacacacacacacacacacacacacacacacacacacacacacacacacacacacacaaacacacacacaaacacacacacacatacgcacacacacacacacacacactcacaaacaaacaaacacacacacacgcgcgcgcgcgcacgcacgcacgcacgcacgcatacgcacacacacacacacgtgtgtgcatacatatatgtatgtatacagatagaaagatgaatatagctatagatatagaaggCAAATTATGTTTTAAGTATTAATTCAGCTGATATCAgcacgataatgctaataaatgtCTATAACTCATGAATACTAACACCTAAGCATTAGAATATATTCTGAGCAGTGACGTTGATCATCGCATTAATCCAAAATTGATTTAACGGGTAATTTCGAACCTACTTTACCAAAGCTATTTACATGTAATCTACCAGTTTAATTAAGAACATAAATAACTCAGTACTCAGTCATCCTCTTTTTAAAACGGACTCCGCAGCTGGCGAAGGATCGGCTCTTGCACTCTAGGAGGC from the Penaeus vannamei isolate JL-2024 chromosome 1, ASM4276789v1, whole genome shotgun sequence genome contains:
- the LOC113827900 gene encoding sialate:O-sulfotransferase 1 is translated as MKSPQNSAQYFFVLSLVTVIFLILCVIQDSGHARLLPALTLLPSYPEPQVPPAGASVAEDREDRTDIDWKTMPRPLPEPRWPELDHDMATVPLWPSDPACAMHNVSFAHRASRTFLVSFPRSGNSWTRYLVEGATGVATGAVYAGENLIHFGMRSNMGKLKGKVILVKIHFNTRQRVPDNVPVILLLRNPAKSIISYYNFMMGKGTVKRLRNVTYDSYFTENFNRHFDRQLQRWTKLAKDRLLHSRRLLVIPYEELKKDPIAQVRRALAFLGVPADEGRLECLRRYSEGPALGLQRQVDPYTPEQKLALAKAVAEVSELLRERNFPPLPAYD